One window of Hypanus sabinus isolate sHypSab1 chromosome 10, sHypSab1.hap1, whole genome shotgun sequence genomic DNA carries:
- the selenol gene encoding selenoprotein L isoform X4: MEELLRALEDLLQGGRRILAAAREESAGENVQEFVSQKIGCLAELIRLYANFFNSLHVQKRSDTEDLFKRFYHSVSVQDQVEDLLEFEAEWNNFLGDMDDRLKAHSFQAQLTMGTQVPGSLVFTDVRTEREVQLGEFLQDEKKLLLVLLRHFA, translated from the exons ATGGAGGAGCTGCTGCGGGCTCTCGAGGACTTGCTGCAGGGCGGCCGGAGGATCCTGGCGGCGGCGAGGGAGGAGAGCGCTGGAG AGAATGTCCAGGAATTTGTCTCACAGAAGATAGGCTGTTTGGCTGAACTGATTCGGCTCTATGCAAACTTTTTCAACAG TTTGCATGTGCAGAAGCGAAGTGATACTGAAGATCTGTTCAAAAGGTTTTACCA CTCTGTCTCTGTACAGGATCAGGTCGAGGACTTACTGGAGTTTGAG GCGGAGTGGAACAATTTCCTTGGTGATATGGATGACCGACTGAAAGCTCATTCTTTCCAAGCCCAGCTGACAATGGGGACACAGGTGCCTGGAAGCCTTGTGTTCACTGATGTCAGAACTGAAAG AGAAGTTCAACTCGGTGAGTTCCTGCAGGATGAGAAGAAGCTGCTGCTGGTCCTGCTCAGGCACTTTGCCTGA